In Lewinellaceae bacterium, a single window of DNA contains:
- a CDS encoding phosphoribosylaminoimidazolesuccinocarboxamide synthase: protein MPALPKAVLETRFQFPGQTNFYRGKVRDVYTVGGQLVMVASDRISAFDHILPRPIPYKGQVLNQIAAHFLSATRDIAPNWLIATPDPNVAVGHACEPFKVEMVIRGYLAGHAWREYKAGKRLLCGVPLPEGMQESDPFPKPIITPATKAEEGHDEDISREQILVRSIVPEEDYLQLEKYTRALFQRGTEMAAERGLILVDTKYEFGKKGGQIYVIDEIHTPDSSRYFYQEGYEERQARGERQKQLSKEFVREWLMAHGFQGLEGQLMPVMPDAFVEQISERYIELYERLTGKKFDRGEREEDIEERIYKNVVGYLEGRKD, encoded by the coding sequence ATGCCTGCTCTGCCCAAAGCCGTCCTGGAAACCCGCTTCCAATTTCCCGGACAAACGAATTTTTACCGCGGGAAAGTACGCGACGTATACACCGTCGGCGGCCAACTGGTGATGGTCGCCTCCGACCGCATTTCGGCTTTCGACCACATCCTGCCCCGCCCCATCCCCTACAAGGGCCAGGTGCTCAACCAGATCGCCGCCCACTTCCTGTCCGCCACCCGCGATATCGCCCCCAACTGGCTCATCGCCACTCCCGACCCCAACGTAGCGGTAGGCCACGCCTGCGAGCCGTTCAAAGTGGAAATGGTCATCCGCGGCTACCTGGCGGGCCATGCCTGGCGGGAGTACAAAGCGGGCAAGCGCCTCCTTTGCGGCGTGCCCTTGCCCGAAGGCATGCAGGAGAGCGATCCCTTCCCCAAGCCCATCATCACCCCGGCCACCAAGGCAGAAGAAGGGCACGACGAAGACATCAGCCGCGAGCAAATCCTGGTCCGCAGCATCGTCCCGGAAGAAGACTATTTGCAACTGGAAAAATACACCCGCGCCCTCTTCCAAAGGGGGACGGAGATGGCCGCCGAAAGGGGCCTTATCCTGGTGGACACCAAGTACGAATTCGGGAAAAAAGGCGGCCAAATCTACGTCATCGATGAAATTCACACGCCCGACAGCTCCCGCTATTTCTACCAGGAAGGCTACGAGGAGCGCCAGGCACGAGGCGAACGCCAGAAGCAGCTCAGCAAAGAATTCGTGCGCGAATGGCTGATGGCCCACGGCTTTCAGGGGCTGGAAGGCCAGCTCATGCCCGTCATGCCGGACGCCTTCGTCGAGCAAATCTCCGAGCGCTACATCGAGCTGTACGAACGCCTTACGGGAAAGAAGTTCGACCGGGGGGAGCGTGAAGAGGATATCGAAGAGCGGATTTACAAAAATGTAGTGGGGTATTTAGAGGGAAGGAAGGATTGA
- a CDS encoding succinylglutamate desuccinylase/aspartoacylase family protein encodes MLPNITIHNVEIAPGQREVVKISVGRLPSGNVIKIQAHVYRSPLEGPVVLVLAGVHGDEINGVEIVRRAIAEGRFENLRRGTVIAIPILNIYGFINFSREVPDGKDINRSFPGNMNGSLASRVARMLTKKVLPLADVVVDFHTGGQSHYNYPQIRYTRGDQKSENLARAFAPPYLVIKPTIPKSLRRVAHEQGKPVLVFEGGESLRYDGFSIEKGLAGIQRLLFAQDMVAEAAPVPEQTLAFRKTTWIRSPRAGMFLWNKCSGHRIYKGEVLGIINDPYGDGSIKVIAPREGYLIGHNNAPVVSQGDALFHLGYDWEGEKG; translated from the coding sequence ATGTTGCCAAACATCACCATACACAACGTCGAAATCGCTCCCGGTCAGCGGGAAGTGGTAAAGATTTCGGTGGGCCGTCTGCCTTCCGGAAATGTGATCAAGATTCAGGCGCATGTGTACCGCAGCCCGCTGGAGGGCCCGGTGGTGCTGGTGCTGGCCGGCGTTCACGGCGACGAGATCAACGGCGTAGAGATCGTGCGGCGGGCGATAGCTGAGGGGCGGTTTGAAAACCTGCGCCGGGGAACGGTCATCGCCATTCCCATTCTCAATATTTACGGCTTTATCAACTTTTCCCGGGAAGTGCCCGACGGCAAGGACATCAACCGGTCTTTCCCTGGAAACATGAACGGGTCGCTGGCCTCCCGCGTCGCCCGCATGCTGACGAAAAAGGTGCTGCCGCTGGCCGATGTCGTGGTTGATTTTCACACCGGCGGGCAAAGCCACTACAATTATCCGCAAATACGCTATACCCGGGGCGACCAGAAGAGCGAAAACCTGGCCCGGGCCTTTGCCCCGCCTTACCTGGTGATAAAACCGACCATTCCCAAATCTCTCCGGAGGGTAGCCCACGAGCAGGGTAAACCCGTCCTGGTCTTCGAGGGAGGAGAAAGCCTGCGCTACGACGGATTTTCCATTGAAAAGGGGTTGGCCGGCATCCAGCGCCTGCTCTTTGCTCAGGACATGGTAGCGGAAGCGGCGCCTGTGCCGGAGCAGACGCTGGCCTTCCGCAAGACGACCTGGATTCGCTCCCCCCGCGCCGGCATGTTTCTCTGGAATAAATGCTCGGGCCACCGGATTTACAAAGGGGAAGTGCTCGGCATCATCAACGATCCTTACGGCGACGGCTCCATCAAAGTCATCGCTCCGCGGGAAGGCTACCTCATCGGCCACAATAATGCGCCGGTCGTGAGCCAGGGCGACGCTTTGTTCCACCTCGGGTATGACTGGGAAGGGGAGAAGGGGTGA